A genomic stretch from Helianthus annuus cultivar XRQ/B chromosome 1, HanXRQr2.0-SUNRISE, whole genome shotgun sequence includes:
- the LOC110940009 gene encoding uncharacterized protein LOC110940009: protein MPPSRSPPAALPSTGRSNTNKKQQLLITLHMGGTWSKQKYVATQGSGIEKHRLKIPLTSALLDLTYSELIDHVKREAGPFGDEKLTYKSSKKPVLGMRIPGVRKVDFLALTIKSEWK from the exons ATGCCACCATCACGATCACCGCCAGCTGCGCTCCCCTCCACGGGGAGAAG CAATACGAACAAGAAGCAGCAGCTACTAATTACTCTACACATGGGAGGGACATGGAGCAAACAGAAGTATGTAGCAACCCAAGGAAGCGGAATAGAGAAACATCGTCTAAAGATTCCTTTGACTTCGGCACTTTTAGATTTGACATATTCAGAGCTCATTGATCATGTGAAAAGGGAGGCAGGTCCATTTGGAGATGAGAAATTGACCTACAAATCATCCAAGAAGCCTGTATTAGGCATGCGTATACCAGGCGTGAGAAAAGTTGATTTTTTAGCACTTACTATCAAGAGCGAGTGGAAATGA
- the LOC110879107 gene encoding glucan endo-1,3-beta-glucosidase 8, whose translation MVNLLFVGALVLTLFGSSVEGLGVNWGTKSSHQLPPETVVQMLKDNGLKKVKLFDADPYVLNALADTDIEVMVGVKNSELEAVSQKNNAKKWVDDNVAKYVENKVRITSVAVGNEPFLVDYKDKYINSTLPALMSIQKALDDAKLGDRIKASVPFNGDIYMSPPWRPLPSAGLFRPEVSDEVEDIADFLAKNNAPFIINIFPFFSLVMGDSGFPVDYAFFDGADGIQDGNIEYTNVFDASFDTCVSALKQIGHANMTIVIGEIGWPTDGNKWANSSLASKFYNGFLPRVTNNKGTPLYPGYIEVYLFGLVDEDAKNIAPGNFERHWGIFDYAGQPKFNTSLDAKDKNKKLVGAKNVTFQSKKWCILRSDVPHDKQKLNETMDYACEHADCSAFADGGSCSGLGECEMASYAFNSFFQMSNQSKESCDFDGLATQVDQDPSKDQCKFNIQIKPNGHEHIDSDSPAPSPFSFSSSHLTGVPSIALIGLALLVMTSLFFF comes from the exons ATGGTAAACctattgtttgtaggtgcacttGTATTGACCCTTTTTGGTTCAAGTGTTGAAGGGTTGGGTGTGAATTGGGGTACCAAATCTTCACACCAACTACCACCCGAGACAGTGGTTCAAATGTTGAAAGACAATGGACTTAAGAAGGTCAAACTGTTCGATGCCGATCCATATGTCTTAAATGCGTTAGCCGACACCGATATTGAGGTCATGGTGGGCGTCAAGAATTCTGAACTCGAAGCAGTGTCCCAAAAGAACAATGCCAAAAAATGGGTCGATGACAACGTTGCCAAATACGTGGAAAACAAAGTCAGGATAAC GAGTGTGGCCGTTGGTAACGAGCCATTTCTAGTAGACTATAAGGATAAGTATATCAACTCGACACTGCCGGCGCTCATGAGTATCCAAAAGGCTCTTGATGATGCCAAACTCGGAGACAGGATCAAGGCATCGGTTCCTTTCAACGGGGATATTTACATGTCTCCGCCATGGAGACCGCTACCGTCCGCTGGACTTTTCCGTCCTGAAGTTTCCGACGAGGTCGAAGATATAGCCGATTTTCTCGCAAAGAATAACGCTCCGTTTATCATcaacatcttcccattttttagccTCGTAATGGGGGATAGTGGGTTCCCTGTGGATTACGCGTTTTTTGATGGCGCCGATGGCATCCAGGACGGGAACATTGAATACACAAATGTGTTTGATGCAAGTTTTGACACTTGTGTATCGGCTTTGAAACAGATTGGTCATGCAAACATGACCATTGTTATCGGGGAGATAGGTTGGCCCACTGATGGAAATAAGTGGGCCAACAGCTCCCTTGCTTCAAAGTTTTATAACGGTTTCTTGCCTCGAGTTACAAATAATAAGGGGACACCTTTGTACCCCGGTTATATTGAAGTTTACCTTTTTGGGCTTGTTGACGAGGATGCGAAAAACATAGCTCCCGGAAATTTCGAACGACATTGGGGTATCTTTGACTACGCTGGTCAACCGAAATTCAACACAAGCTTAGATGCAAAAGACAAGAACAAGAAATTAGTAGGAGCCAAAAATGTCACTTTTCAATCTAAGAAGTGGTGTATTTTGAGGTCAGATGTGCCTCATGACAAACAAAAACTCAATGAGACTATGGACTACGCATGTGAACATGCCGATTGTAGCGCATTTGCCGATGGTGGATCATGTAGCGGCCTTGGTGAGTGCGAAATGGCGTCTTATGCTTTTAACTCGTTTTTTCAAATGTCAAACCAATCGAAAGAAAGTTGCGATTTTGATGGGTTAGCAACACAAGTCGACCAAGACCCATCGAAAGATCAATGCAAGTTCAACATCCAAATCAAGCCGAATGGACATGAACACATAGACTCAGATTCACCAGCGCCATCACCATTTTCGTTTTCATCATCACATTTAACGGGTGTTCCGTCTATAGCTTTGATTGGCTTGGCACTCTTGGTCATGACTTCACTGTTTTTCTTTTAG
- the LOC110879116 gene encoding uncharacterized protein LOC110879116, whose translation MSGEEILRYYHMNGKNRGFTVDRRGIIRVGLVPPPEILEHIDNPSVLIGRTWKAGERLIRFEEVTGTHRSPSPSPTNPTGSNTNQQQLLITLHMGGTWSKQKYVATQGSGIKKRLLRIPLTSSLSDLTYSELIDHVKREAGSFGDKKLTYKSSKKPVLGMRIPGVRRVNFLALTINSEWNMKPFLNHVAELLASSKPVNLYLG comes from the exons ATGTCCGGAGAAGAAATATTGCGTTATTATCACATGAATGGCAAAAATAGAGGATTTACGGTTGACCGAAGGGGAATTATACGCGTGGGGTTAGTTCCGCCGCCTGAAATTCTTGAACATATCGATAATCCCAGTGTTCTCATAGGGAGAACATGGAAAGCCGGCGAAAGGTTAATTCGATTTGAGGAAGTAACTGGCACACACCGTAGCCCTTCACCATCACCAACAAATCCCACGGGAAG CAATACGAACCAGCAGCAGCTACTGATTACTCTACACATGGGAGGGACATGGAGCAAACAGAAGTACGTTGCAACCCAAGGAAGCGGAATAAAGAAACGTCTTCTAAGGATTCCTTTGACTTCGTCACTCTCGGATTTGACATATTCAGAGCTCATTGATCATGTGAAGAGGGAGGCAGGTTCATTTGGAGATAAGAAATTGACCTACAAATCATCCAAGAAGCCTGTATTAGGCATGCGTATACCAGGCGTGAGAAGAGTTAATTTTTTAGCACTCACTATCAATAGCGAGTGGAACATGAAGCCCTTTTTGAATCATGTGGCAGAGCTTTTAGCTTCATCCAAACCCGTAAACTTGTACCTTGGTTGA
- the LOC110879097 gene encoding glucan endo-1,3-beta-glucosidase 8 has protein sequence MSGVKTVVLVLLTGLFCTWWKVEGLGVNWGTMATHKMDPKTVVQMLKDNGINKVKLFDAEPSTMSALAGSGIEVMIAIPNDQLSALNDYSRAKKFVQKNVTRYNFNGGVDIKYVAVGNEPYLKAYNGSFSKTTFPALQNVQNALNEAGLGDKIKATVPSNADVYGSPTDNPVPSAGRFRPDINDQMVQLVQFLAQNKAPFTVNIYPFLSLYGNDNFPIDFAFFDGAPQPVVDNGIQYTNVFDANYDTLVSALKAAGYGDMPIIVGEVGWPTDGDKNANVNMAYRFYNGLLPRLASNKGTPLRPGPIEVYLFGLIDEDAKSIAPGNFERHWGIFRYDGQPKFAMDISGQGQNSFLVPAQNVQYQEKKWCQFNPNAKDLSKLGENINYACTFADCTPLGYGSSCNGLDANANASYAFNAYFQVQNQDENACYFQGLAMVTTLNISTETCRFNIQIVGAYSSGSRASVYIFVYLIILAVFAL, from the exons ATGTCAGGGGTGAAAACTGTAGTTTTGGTATTGTTGACGGGCCTGTTTTGCACATGGTGGAAAGTGGAGGGGCTGGGTGTAAACTGGGGGACGATGGCGACTCATAAGATGGATCCGAAAACGGTCGTGCAGATGTTGAAAGATAACGGGATTAATAAAGTTAAGCTGTTTGACGCCGAGCCGTCGACCATGAGCGCGTTAGCCGGCTCTGGGATTGAAGTTATGATTGCTATTCCCAATGATCAGCTCTCGGCTTTGAATGATTATAGCCGAGCTAAGAAATTTGTTCAGAAGAATGTCACTCGGTATAATTTTAACGGCGGTGTTGATATCAA ATATGTTGCTGTTGGCAATGAGCCATACTTGAAAGCATACAACGGTTCATTTTCCAAAACAACCTTTCCAGCACTCCAAAATGTCCAAAATGCCCTTAACGAAGCCGGCCTCGGCGACAAGATCAAAGCGACCGTACCCTCAAACGCAGACGTTTACGGCTCCCCAACCGATAACCCGGTCCCATCCGCGGGCCGATTCCGGCCCGACATCAATGACCAAATGGTCCAATTGGTTCAGTTTCTAGCCCAAAACAAAGCACCCTTCACAGTCAACATATACCCTTTTTTAAGTCTCTATGGGAATGATAACTTTCCTATTGATTTCGCTTTCTTTGACGGTGCGCCGCAGCCCGTTGTCGATAACGGCATCCAATACACGAACGTTTTCGACGCTAATTATGATACTTTAGTGTCCGCGTTAAAGGCTGCGGGTTACGGTGACATGCCGATTATTGTCGGGGAGGTCGGGTGGCCCACCGACGGGGATAAAAACGCGAACGTTAACATGGCGTATCGGTTCTACAACGGGCTTTTACCCCGTCTTGCTTCCAACAAAGGGACACCACTTCGGCCCGGCCCGATAGAAGTGTACCTTTTCGGGCTTATAGATGAGGATGCCAAGAGCATTGCCCCGGGCAACTTCGAACGGCATTGGGGGATTTTTCGATATGACGGGCAGCCCAAGTTTGCTATGGATATTTCGGGCCAAGGTCAGAACTCGTTTTTGGTACCGGCCCAAAACGTGCAGTACCAAGAGAAGAAGTGGTGCCAGTTTAACCCGAACGCGAAAGATTTAAGTAAACTTGGGGAGAATATTAACTACGCTTGTACTTTCGCTGACTGTACGCCACTCGGGTATGGGTCTTCGTGTAACGGGCTGGACGCGAATGCGAATGCTTCTTACGCGTTTAACGCGTATTTTCAAGTGCAAAACCAAGATGAAAACGCGTGTTATTTTCAAGGTTTGGCTATGGTAACGACACTCAATATCTCGACCGAGACTTGCAGGTTTAACATTCAGATAGTCGGGGCGTACTCTTCGGGCTCTCGCGCATCGGTTTACATATTTGTATACTTGATTATTCTCGCAGTTTTCGCGTTATAG